Proteins encoded in a region of the Terriglobales bacterium genome:
- a CDS encoding TlpA disulfide reductase family protein: MRPGKKLLVLFLLALPLAAETYPRVNTGLVELEWESAGWRVVSVHSLGTAHLTLLPGDVLQRLNGVEAARIAPFQLKELVLSANDHRLNVALERGGRKEELVLGPLRPGKDDTPIAAHADDAAAWLAPDFTLTDEAGRSHSLRDAAGRYVLLSFFASWCGPCQQEAGSLDDLARRHPDRLLLLGIDTDDSADKLRLFRAKYPIDFPVVEGQTFQSGMAKSYHV; this comes from the coding sequence ATGCGCCCTGGCAAGAAGCTGCTCGTCCTGTTTCTGCTGGCGCTGCCGCTGGCGGCAGAGACGTACCCTCGGGTCAATACGGGACTCGTGGAATTGGAGTGGGAGAGCGCCGGCTGGCGCGTGGTCAGCGTGCACTCCCTCGGCACCGCCCACCTCACCCTGCTCCCCGGGGATGTGTTGCAGCGGCTGAATGGGGTCGAGGCCGCGCGCATCGCCCCTTTCCAACTCAAGGAACTGGTGCTCTCCGCCAATGACCATCGCCTCAACGTCGCCCTGGAGCGCGGTGGGAGGAAGGAGGAGCTCGTCCTCGGCCCGCTCCGTCCCGGCAAGGACGATACTCCCATTGCAGCCCATGCCGACGATGCCGCGGCCTGGCTGGCTCCGGACTTCACGCTGACCGACGAGGCCGGCCGCAGCCACTCTCTGCGAGACGCGGCGGGCCGCTATGTTCTGCTCAGCTTCTTTGCCAGTTGGTGTGGACCGTGCCAGCAGGAGGCCGGTTCCCTGGATGACCTGGCGCGTCGCCATCCGGACCGGCTCCTGCTGCTCGGCATCGACACGGACGACTCTGCCGACAAGCTCCGCCTCTTCCGCGCGAAGTACCCCATCGACTTTCCGGTGGTGGAGGGCCAGACCTTCCAGTCCGGCATGGCGAAGTCCTACCACGTGGA